The following DNA comes from Hordeum vulgare subsp. vulgare chromosome 3H, MorexV3_pseudomolecules_assembly, whole genome shotgun sequence.
AGCAAAttcgcaaaaagaaaaaaaaccaacttcatcagcacgactttccaaaatacGACGTACGCCAGCAATACTAAGTCAATCATGGTTGAAGTGACTAATTTGTTTCTCATGAAAAGGTGACTGTTTTCTTGTCCTAATCAATCATGTTACGCTGGTGCGACAGATAATCTCATAATTACTTGGTGACCGGATACATCAGATAGTTTTTTCTACAACTGATAAGCGCCCGAGTCAAAGGCATTTCCATGGAAAATATTAGTCACTGGTACTTTTGGTGGTGACTGAGAAGGACACCCAACAATGACACTTACCTTGCTAGCTAAAATAGTTTCAGAACAATACACTACGTAAGCAGTCTATATGTATATTTAGTGGGGTGGAGCGCCTGGCATTTGCAATCAAGGACATCGAAATTGTGATTATATCATATGGTTCTATGACTTCCCATCTAAATTGTTTGGACACGATCTACATATCTAGCCAATAAGATAAACCATCTTACCACATAGGTTTCGGTCCAATCACGATTCCGACCACCTCTTGcagaacatactccctccgtcacggtttagaaggcgcgTTTTGAAATTTCTCTGAAACCTAGGTGGTTATTCATTGGCTGTGAGATGGGctcaaaaatagcattcacactatgcATGCAGATAGGAGTAATACAACCAAGTACTAATTAGCTAATAGGAATAAATGTAACGCGttctaaaccttgtctattttggaaacacacgtaaatttaaccgtgccttctaaaccgtgtcggagggagtagtattttacTATCACTTCGTTAACGCAAAACATataaatgagggagtctcaattaGCCTCTCCATATAATTAATTAAGCTAGAGTTCTGCCAACGCGAATTTGTGCAGGCCAGACAGCAAAAGGTTAAATTGAAGAACTATACCAAATTAAGTGCATGTTTTGTCTTCGAAAGAGAAGATAAGAAATCTATTCTAGCTAGCAAGCCGACGATCAAGTGGAACCTCCAATTCACGAAATTCAGCGTGTGATTGGTGCCTTGATCATttcaaattaattaaattaagGTACGTGTTCGCTAGTGAGAACTGAAACCAACTGATATGGCCGGTGGCGGGGGGAAATTAACTGAAGAATTGTCTTCCCGCAAAAAGAAAACCCTGAAGAATGGTCCAGGTGGAATGTACGTACATCCACTGTTCCTTTTTCCAAGGGGAAACAGAACTACCAAGTAACAAATTTTTCCACACAAGATGGAATAATTTGTCAAAGTATTGAGTAATAATTTCCCTGGAAGAAAATAGGAAGAAAACAACACTGAGCTTTCAGTTGTTGCTAGCTGGCTTGACCTGCTCAAGGGTCAAGACCAGATGAACGATTGAAGACCAAGCGATTGCTGGGTCGATCGTTTCAAAGTAATGTAGTGTCGATCGataataaaaaaaattcaaagtgACTACTCATAACGATTCAAGCGCCCGAGTCAAGTCGTTCCGTGGAAATTATTAGTTGCTGGTACATTTGATGGGGACTGAGAATGACACCCAACAATGAGATTTAGAATCCTAGCTAGCTAAAATAAACTCATGACGATACGTACAGACTACGTAAGCAATCCATATGTATATTTAGGAGATCTTTTATGGTACCCCGTAATAAAATTAGTCCGTCCATTCGGGAAAATCCAACGCTAGAGATTGATTTGTACTGCTTCAACGGGCCAGCGGTATATGCACTCCAACCCGAGCAAAGTGGAGCAGTATACGGAGATTGAGGGCAGTTTGGGAACATCGTAATATTTCAGCCCGCCCACCCGCTGACCTGACCCACGCCTACGCTGCGACGAttccggccgctgccgccgcacgCCCGATTTATCTCCCTCTGCGagccccctcctcttcctcacgaaGAAGAGCGACTCCCGCAGTTTGGCCCCTTGGCTGATCGCGATTTAATGCTGAAAGCATTGATTTTTGTCTTATCAGATTCAGAAACATGAAGTTTGATCTGCGTGCCTACCCCCATACAACGTTCTGGAAATGGTGCTTTAGTTCGTGAATTTTAAAAATGTGTGTGGCTCGTTCAGTTTCTACCTTCTACAATGCAATCACACAGTCGGGACACAGACGATGTGACGCGGCAGCAAGCTCCCGGCCATGAGACACGGCTACCGGAAGGGCAACAACGGAGCACGGCTGGAGGTAGATGGACGGGGCAAACAAGGGCCGATGCCCCCGACGGCGGCAATGCCTATTTCCTGGAGTGACTTGGGGAGGGACGAGCGTAACGGCAAGATGCGGGATATGGGGCGAAGTATTAGCCCATCAGCCATCTATGAACGAACACATTTTTTACCGTGAAAACTAAAAAAGGTCTATATTACCCATATGAAATCAACGGTGAAATTAGAAATATACTGTTGCCTCTTCTCTGGCAGTATAGGGTACCGTAAAAAAGAGAGGTAGAGCGCCTCATCACATGCAATCAGGTGCACAACCTTTAACCTAAGTCACATGACTTTGGATCGTTGACATGTGGGCCCCCTCTGCACCTTGATATGAAGGTCAACAAAATCATAATTCAACCATACGCTTTCTATGACTTTCCAGTGTAATTTTTTTTTGGACATGTTCTATGATTCTACCCAGTAAAATTCATGATTTTACAGTAGTACTAGGGATGATCATAAGATACACGATCTTACAGCCTAGGCCTTTATCCAATTCAGAGAATACTGCACTTGCAGTATGTAGAATTTTATATCATTTCATCAAACGAAAACCATACAAATGCCGGTTCAATACTTTGTCACAATTACCTTCTCCATATAAATTATTAAGCTAAAATAGTGGCAAAATATGCATGCTCTTGCTAGATTATGCAGAAACAGAAGTAGTTCCAGAAAGACTTATGGACGAATTAGGGCAGGCCAAATAGCAAAAGGTTAAAATGAAGAACTAATACCAAACTAAGTGCATGTTTTGTCTTGGAAAGAAAAGATAGGAAATATATTCTAGGAAGTCGGCGACCAGTGGAAGCTCCAATCCACAAAATTCAACGCGATCGTTTCAAAGTAATGAAATTAAGGTAATATACTTGTTTTTCGctggtgagaactgaaagcaactgaTATGAGGCACCCATGGATGGCGGTGGGAAATTAACTGAAGAATGGTCCAAGTGGAATGTACGTACTTCCAGTGTTTTCTTTTCCAAGTGGAAACATAGCTATAGTGAGTAACAGATTTTTCCACACAAGATGGAATAGTTTGTCAATGTAGTACAGTTTTGTCCGGGAAAAAATAGGAAGAAAACAACACTGAGCTTTCAGTTGTCGCTAGCTGGCCTGACCTGCGTTCATTAGTCAAGACCAAGTGATTGGTGCGTCGATCGTTTCAAAGTAATGCACTATTGACCGATATAGTAATTTTTTCAAAGTGACTAGGACCGATAGTGATTCGTTCATGCATCAATCTGCATCTggcagaagaaaaacaagaagtgaTAGGTTTGTACCTGGCTGCAGGTCGTGTTAGGCTGTTAGCTTCCCATGGCGACGACCATCGGCGTCGTCATCCTGCTCCTCATACTCGCATCCACACCGTTTCTGGCCGCCGCCGATTTCTGCGACAACGTCAAGGCCGCCGGGGCCGCCCTCTCCCAGAACGCCTCATCTTCCCCGGTACAGTTCGCCACCACCAGCTTCGGACAGGCCCCCGACGTTGTCTATGCGCTCGCGCTCTGCCTCGGCAACATCCTCGACGGCTCTTCCTGTGGTGCCTGCATCACCAACTTGTTCGCTAACGTGAACCAGACGCAGTGCGACAAGGTGGGCTTCAGCTACGGCGGCAACTGCACCATCGTCTACGGCGCCACCGCCGACATCCTAGCGGCGCCATCCAACACCACGGGGAGATCCGGCGACAACACGCCACCCTTCCAGGATTGGAACATAAGGAACGTCACCACCGGAGACGTCCCCCGCATCGTCAACCTCACCCGCGAGCTGCTGGTGAGGACCGCGGCGATGGCGGCCACCACGACGCCGAAGCTGTACGCCACGGGCGTCATGGACATGGAAAGAGTGACAACCTACCCCAACGTGTACTCCCAGGCGCAGTGCACGCCGGACCTGTCCGGCGACGACTGCTCGGCTTGCCTGCTGCGCCTCCTCGGCATGGTCAACTCCACTATGTCCCTACGCATGGGTGGGCGGATGGGTGTCACGCGGTGCTATTTCAGGTACGAGGCCTCTCATTTCTACGACGCCCAGCCCATGCTAAGcctgccgtcgtcgccgccggggCCGGCTCAGACTCTGACCAAACGCAGGAGCATGCTTTGGGTGATTCCCGTAGCTGTAGTTCCTCTAGCGGCAGCAGCGTTTCTCTTTTTCATCTGTTATTTTCGCCGGCTAAAAAGGCAAAGAAGAGGTATCTATGCTAATAATTATCTAGTGGAACGTTGTTATTCTTTCATATAATCTTTAAAATTTGTGGTAATAATTCTGGTATATGATATTTGATTGTACAAGCATCAAGAGGTGCTCACAGTTTGGAGTGGCAAGGGAAAAATTCGGACTTCTCTTTGTTTGAGTTTGAACAGCTACTGGAGGCCACAAGTAATTTCTCAGAAGAAAGTAAACTTGGACAAGGTGGCTTTGGCGCAGTCTACAAGGTAAATCAGTATAGAAGCATAATATGCATCATCTTTTGTATGAAACAAGTATTGAACCTGGCTTATAATTAACTTGGAGTAAATAGTAGAGGAGGATTAATTGCAATGAGCCTTGTTTTTTTAAGAAACAATGAGCCTAAGTTTTGAACATCCGGTTTTTTTTTTTCCAGGGCCATCTTCCAGATGGGTCGGAGATAGCGGTTAAGAGACTTGCTTCACATTCAGGACAAGGTTTTATGGAGTTTAAAAATGAAGTGCAGCTCATAGCCAAACTCCAGCACACAAATTTGGTTAGGCTCTTGGGATGTTGCtctcaagaagaggagaaaatacTGGTCTATGAATACTTGCCAAACAAAAGCCTGGATTTCTTCATCTTTGGTATAAATTTGCATTTCTTAATTAACTTGAGACTTTTATTATGATTACTCTAGACTTTTATTTCTACCAGTCCTATGGGTATAATTTCATTCTCTCGGCTGTTTATTTTCACTATTCTAGGTGTTCTTCTACTGTTATACTAATATCTAATTGATGTGTGCAGATGAGAATAAAAGAGTTTTGCTGGATTGGACAAAACTTCTAGCAATAATTGAAGGAGTGGCACATGGACTTCTTTACTTGCATAAGCACTCTCGGTTACTTGTCATACATCGTGATCTTAAACCAAGCAACATTCTCCTGGACAGCGAAATGAATCCCAAAATTTCAGATTTCGGGCTAGCAAAAATATTCAGCTCAAATGACACCGAAGAAGACATTACAAGAAGAGTGGTTGGCACATAGTAAGTTTCTTAATAAAACTTCAATTGCAATTATATATACTGCATTTCAACGAGATAATGCAATCTTGACACTTACCAAATACCATTTCAGTGGCTACATGGCCCCTGAGTATGCTTCGAAGGGCATCTTCTCTATTAAGTCCGATGTCTTCAGCTTTGGTGTTATCATTTTTGAGATCCTTAGTGGAAAACGGAATTCTGGCACCCAGCAACGTGGAGGTTTCATCAATCTTCTTGGATACGTGAGCTTATAAACAAACTTAAGCTTCGGAAATTatctcttattttcatttttcataCAACCTAATGTTTGTAATGGAATTGTAAACAGGCATGGCAATTATGGGAAGAGGGGAAGTGGATTGACCTTGTTGATGCATCGTTGGTTTCTGATAGTCACTCGGCAAAGATAAGGAGGTGCATTAACATAGCATTATTGTGTGTACAAGAGAATGCAGTTGATCGTCCAACCATGGGTGATATTGTTTCACTGCTAAGCAATGAAACTATGATCTTGGCTGAGCCTAAGCAGCCAGCATATATCAATGTAAGAGTAGGAAATGAAGAGACATCCACTACTCAGGAGTCATATAGTATCAATGATGTGAGCATATCTATCACTAGTCCTAGATAGTCTCCCCCCATGTCATGTTCTTTAACTGTCTATTTGTAGTACATTCACACCAACATAAATGGTGTATAATGTGTAAGTTTAAGTGGTATTTCAAATGTGTGGTTTATGTACCCTAAGAAGTATAAGAGAAGGCTTCGAAGCTACTTGCAGTAACTTTTTCCATTCTCCTTTTGTTCTTAATTTTCAACTTTTACTTAACTTTAGTTATGTGCATGTGGTGTTTTTTCTACCTTTTTTGTCACATATAACTAAAACAGAATACAATTGTTGGTCGTGCGAAATGTTATTTTGATTATGCTAAGTTGGTCCATACATAATGAATTGGTATAtacgaaaaaacaagaactgctaTGTTGGTCTATAACAACAACACTACAAACTGCAGTGTCTAAATGGTTGATACCAACGGAGTAGAGCTGGTTTTGGTGCTTGATGAAGCCTTCAACCTATCTATGATAGACCACGTCTATTCAAAAGCTTGCGCAATATGAATCGGCTTTTGTTCCTCCATAaggagccttcagcttcttgtatATATATAGTAGGGGGCAAGTGCCTTGGCGGGTACATGAATCCTTCACCGAGCGGAACTCTTTTCGTTCCTTGTCCTACGATTGGTTGGTTTTCTTGGTTGGAGCCTTGGAGGGATTTCAACTATTCTATGGGTAGTTTTGGGGGAGTGGATTTGTGGCACATAGATCTCACATCAACTTTTATATCTATTGAACAAAAAGTCAAATTAAATTATGTCTTCATATTCGTGTTTTTGTGACAAAGGCTTTCAAAAAGATTCATTTTAAATACATTTTGATGAATTTAAAAAATAAATGTTAAATTTCAACTATTGAAACTTACTATAGGTGACCGATAAAATCACCATTTTGTGCCTACAACCGACAGAAAAAATGTTTTAAAAA
Coding sequences within:
- the LOC123442541 gene encoding cysteine-rich receptor-like protein kinase 10, whose protein sequence is MATTIGVVILLLILASTPFLAAADFCDNVKAAGAALSQNASSSPVQFATTSFGQAPDVVYALALCLGNILDGSSCGACITNLFANVNQTQCDKVGFSYGGNCTIVYGATADILAAPSNTTGRSGDNTPPFQDWNIRNVTTGDVPRIVNLTRELLVRTAAMAATTTPKLYATGVMDMERVTTYPNVYSQAQCTPDLSGDDCSACLLRLLGMVNSTMSLRMGGRMGVTRCYFRYEASHFYDAQPMLSLPSSPPGPAQTLTKRRSMLWVIPVAVVPLAAAAFLFFICYFRRLKRQRRASRGAHSLEWQGKNSDFSLFEFEQLLEATSNFSEESKLGQGGFGAVYKGHLPDGSEIAVKRLASHSGQGFMEFKNEVQLIAKLQHTNLVRLLGCCSQEEEKILVYEYLPNKSLDFFIFDENKRVLLDWTKLLAIIEGVAHGLLYLHKHSRLLVIHRDLKPSNILLDSEMNPKISDFGLAKIFSSNDTEEDITRRVVGTYGYMAPEYASKGIFSIKSDVFSFGVIIFEILSGKRNSGTQQRGGFINLLGYAWQLWEEGKWIDLVDASLVSDSHSAKIRRCINIALLCVQENAVDRPTMGDIVSLLSNETMILAEPKQPAYINVRVGNEETSTTQESYSINDVSISITSPR